One window of Cryptobacterium curtum DSM 15641 genomic DNA carries:
- a CDS encoding ABC transporter substrate-binding protein, giving the protein MQDAKTLTRRGFVTLSAAAVSAAFLGGCSSGSGNGSSSESSQEGATKLTSSSGKTMKVICTSESYKKLFDKFTSEVGAPVEFVSMSSGEALSKLKAEGGTPAADLWFGGGVDSFMSAKDSGLLEQVNFAATSRFSADFKDPDNYWFSKGATVVGFIVNNDILGEIGAQAPASWADLTNAAYRNEILMSTPAVSGTNYAAVDALLQNLGDDAGWEYFSQLNENIPFYTKRGSDPSTRVGAGEAAIGITYIDGTLDELISGGNLELVYPSEGLPYMPDGVAAFKNADDVEDAKLFIEWLFSNDENMRFLAEIDKKSTILLCIPDVDGIEATFDASQLMKEDVSLFGPQREDVLAKWKDMTSSKDVVSSS; this is encoded by the coding sequence ATGCAGGATGCGAAGACACTGACGCGCCGCGGCTTTGTGACCTTATCGGCCGCCGCCGTATCTGCTGCTTTCTTGGGCGGTTGCTCAAGCGGCTCAGGAAATGGGTCGTCAAGTGAATCGTCGCAAGAGGGCGCGACAAAGTTAACCTCATCGTCGGGAAAGACAATGAAGGTTATTTGCACAAGCGAATCGTACAAGAAGTTGTTCGATAAGTTCACCAGTGAAGTGGGCGCTCCGGTGGAGTTTGTTTCGATGTCATCGGGTGAAGCGCTGTCCAAGTTGAAGGCAGAAGGTGGTACACCAGCTGCTGACCTGTGGTTTGGCGGTGGCGTCGATTCATTCATGTCGGCAAAAGATTCAGGTCTGCTTGAGCAGGTTAATTTCGCGGCGACTTCGCGCTTTTCTGCTGACTTCAAAGATCCTGATAATTACTGGTTTTCAAAGGGTGCTACGGTAGTTGGCTTTATCGTCAATAACGACATCCTGGGCGAAATTGGTGCCCAAGCACCAGCAAGCTGGGCTGATTTAACCAATGCGGCCTACCGCAACGAGATTCTTATGTCGACACCGGCCGTGTCGGGCACGAATTATGCGGCTGTTGATGCTCTCTTGCAAAACCTTGGCGACGATGCTGGCTGGGAATACTTCTCTCAGCTCAACGAGAATATCCCGTTCTACACGAAGCGCGGCAGCGATCCTTCGACGCGCGTTGGAGCAGGGGAGGCTGCCATTGGTATCACCTATATTGACGGTACACTTGATGAGCTTATTTCGGGTGGCAATCTTGAGCTTGTCTATCCGTCGGAGGGTTTGCCGTACATGCCTGATGGTGTGGCAGCGTTCAAGAACGCTGACGACGTTGAAGATGCCAAGCTATTTATTGAATGGCTGTTCTCGAATGACGAAAACATGCGTTTTCTTGCCGAGATCGACAAGAAGAGCACCATCTTGCTGTGCATTCCCGATGTGGATGGCATCGAGGCCACCTTTGACGCGTCTCAGCTGATGAAGGAAGATGTTTCTCTGTTTGGCCCACAGC
- a CDS encoding ABC transporter ATP-binding protein, with protein MSVMEFKNITAGYGGHTVLDNFSLAIDKGELICLIGPSGCGKTTALRLAGGYLQPKQGQVFIDGVDVTSRPPERRPVSTVFQSYALFPHMTVARNVEYGLRFQGFAAHERHDRALEMLQAMHMDDRADAYPAELSGGQQQRVALARSLVLKPQVLLLDEPLSNLDEGLRFEMREEIKAVQREFGVAMLLVTHDREEAMALGDRIALVHDGHIAQEGNPAHVYDHPSNEYCARFLGWVNVLNSCDSPRYFRVEAVRLGAEGAYTGSVERAIFLGSSWEYFIDVDGQKVRARGDRSMLLNEGDAVSFNITSLLNWKEE; from the coding sequence ATGTCAGTCATGGAATTTAAAAACATTACTGCTGGCTATGGCGGTCATACGGTGCTCGATAATTTTTCGCTTGCTATTGATAAAGGCGAACTGATCTGCCTCATTGGCCCGTCGGGCTGCGGTAAGACAACGGCACTCCGTTTAGCAGGCGGTTATCTGCAGCCAAAGCAGGGACAGGTGTTTATTGATGGCGTGGATGTGACGTCGCGTCCACCCGAACGACGCCCCGTATCGACCGTGTTTCAGTCGTATGCCCTCTTTCCTCATATGACCGTAGCGCGCAATGTTGAATATGGCCTTCGCTTCCAAGGCTTTGCTGCTCATGAGCGCCACGATAGGGCGCTTGAGATGCTTCAAGCAATGCATATGGACGATCGTGCCGATGCCTATCCAGCTGAATTATCGGGTGGGCAGCAGCAACGCGTGGCACTTGCTCGATCGCTTGTCTTGAAACCGCAAGTACTTTTGCTTGACGAACCGCTTTCGAATCTTGATGAAGGCTTGCGTTTTGAAATGCGCGAAGAAATTAAAGCAGTGCAACGAGAATTCGGTGTGGCCATGCTACTGGTTACGCACGATCGTGAAGAAGCGATGGCGTTAGGCGATCGCATTGCTTTGGTGCATGATGGCCATATTGCGCAAGAGGGAAACCCGGCACACGTGTATGATCATCCATCCAATGAGTACTGTGCACGTTTCTTGGGATGGGTGAATGTACTTAATTCTTGTGATTCACCTCGCTATTTTCGAGTTGAAGCGGTACGCTTGGGTGCGGAGGGGGCGTATACGGGTTCGGTGGAGCGCGCAATATTTTTGGGATCGTCGTGGGAATACTTTATCGACGTCGATGGTCAAAAGGTTCGCGCGCGTGGCGACCGTTCGATGCTCCTGAACGAAGGAGATGCGGTATCGTTTAATATCACGTCTCTGTTGAATTGGAAGGAAGAGTAA
- a CDS encoding ABC transporter permease, producing the protein MMRLRISQTVGILLVVCAALCVLVFSVYPLAALFSRSLAGDFVTRFTQTLGDSGPLVIQSAQVGIAVAVASTVLALIVAICASFSSRGMRRAVLGAALASIVSPPFLASLAYIELFGRRGLITHGLLGLSISPYGFIGVVIMQSVFFSAINVMLLLSALKGIDPAVINASRDAGASPLRTLVCIVIPLIKHSIAACLLLTFIRSLADYGTPIVIGGGLETIATAIYEQVVGYSDLESAAVLGVLLCLISMVVYAIYGRLIVRSRGASGLSGAAVDLLGDTTFSSLRLRGVLGISVRVVGILFVLFMIVQYGTIAHAALTRGVGWNAPFTLANIQHLISFDAGSLILSIEYALAAAVLSIILGALIAYMRTLFAHPASPVGRLTSVLEFAATMPYMLPGTCLGLGLILAFNATPLKLTGTGAIIVFALAIKQLAVSIQSFSGAFSQFDANLERAARDLGASRLEAIRDTVLPVSRRAFMVAFANAFSTAMVSYSVVLFLVVPGNKTAIFELFDALSSGKYGQAAAISLAITLVVLVVNAVVFLLFGRKKERS; encoded by the coding sequence ATGATGCGTCTGCGTATTTCTCAGACAGTGGGTATTCTTCTTGTGGTGTGCGCCGCGCTTTGTGTACTGGTGTTTTCAGTCTACCCGCTTGCAGCTCTCTTCTCTCGAAGCCTTGCTGGCGATTTTGTGACGCGGTTTACGCAAACACTTGGCGACAGCGGTCCGCTTGTTATACAGAGTGCGCAAGTGGGCATTGCGGTCGCCGTCGCTTCCACAGTTCTTGCTCTTATTGTCGCGATTTGTGCCTCGTTTTCATCGCGTGGTATGCGCCGTGCTGTTTTAGGTGCTGCGCTGGCAAGCATTGTGTCACCGCCATTTCTTGCATCCCTTGCCTATATTGAATTATTTGGTCGTCGTGGCCTGATCACGCATGGCTTGCTGGGGCTTTCAATCAGCCCGTATGGCTTTATCGGTGTCGTGATTATGCAGTCGGTATTCTTTTCTGCCATTAACGTGATGCTGCTGCTTTCTGCTCTTAAAGGTATCGATCCTGCGGTGATAAACGCGTCGCGTGATGCGGGGGCTTCTCCGTTGCGCACATTAGTATGTATTGTCATTCCGCTCATCAAGCACTCTATAGCTGCTTGTTTATTGCTGACATTTATTCGATCGTTGGCCGATTACGGTACGCCGATTGTTATTGGTGGCGGTCTTGAAACCATAGCGACGGCTATTTACGAGCAGGTTGTGGGGTATTCAGATCTTGAATCGGCTGCGGTGCTTGGAGTGCTTCTCTGTTTGATTTCGATGGTGGTCTATGCGATATATGGACGCTTGATTGTGCGTTCGCGGGGTGCAAGCGGCTTGTCGGGTGCCGCGGTTGACCTGCTGGGAGATACGACGTTTTCGTCATTGCGCTTACGTGGTGTACTTGGCATTTCTGTGCGTGTGGTGGGAATCCTGTTCGTTCTCTTTATGATTGTGCAGTATGGCACGATCGCTCATGCCGCTCTAACGCGCGGTGTTGGATGGAATGCACCCTTTACGCTGGCAAATATCCAACATCTTATTTCGTTTGATGCAGGCTCGCTTATTTTGAGTATTGAATATGCGCTGGCAGCAGCCGTACTCTCTATTATCTTAGGCGCTCTCATCGCTTATATGCGCACGCTTTTTGCACATCCTGCATCACCCGTTGGTCGTTTGACATCGGTGCTTGAATTTGCAGCAACGATGCCGTACATGCTTCCTGGTACCTGCCTAGGTTTGGGATTAATTCTGGCCTTTAACGCGACGCCCTTAAAGTTAACGGGTACAGGAGCAATTATCGTTTTTGCACTTGCAATCAAACAACTTGCTGTTTCTATACAATCGTTCTCGGGTGCGTTTTCCCAGTTTGATGCAAATCTCGAACGAGCTGCCCGCGATCTGGGGGCGAGTCGCCTGGAGGCTATCAGAGATACGGTTCTGCCCGTTTCCCGTCGGGCGTTTATGGTTGCTTTTGCCAATGCCTTTTCCACTGCGATGGTCTCGTATAGTGTTGTGCTGTTTTTGGTGGTACCGGGCAATAAGACCGCCATCTTTGAGCTGTTTGATGCGCTCTCAAGTGGGAAATATGGCCAAGCGGCAGCCATATCGCTGGCGATTACCCTTGTAGTACTGGTGGTAAATGCGGTGGTCTTCCTGCTATTTGGGCGAAAAAAGGAGCGGTCCTGA